The sequence AGACTATGCAGCAGCTATGCAACTTTTCATTGAAGCAATGAAAATTGATCCGACGTATGTTTTTGCACACTATAACTTTGCTTGCGCTGGTTCGCTATATCTCCAATATTGGTCAAATAAAGATAAAGGTATTTATGCACAACAAGAAGGACAATATAACCAAGAAATCATTGATACAGTAACTGATGAGGTATTTCAGAATCTAAGCATATCATTCTTTTTAGCTTCTAGATATTTAGAAAAATCCAAAACTGACCCTGATTTAGAATATATACGACAATTAAAACGTTATTCGAATATGAGACAAAATATTTCTGAACCCAATTTTTGGACAATATATGGATATTTTAAGTCTACAGTCAGTAATATAGAGGAATACCCAGAATCGGGACAATTATCAATTACATTAGACGGTGGCTTTTATTCTTCCTTTACAATTTTCGACCTAATTTCAAATCATAAGGGAGGTATAAATCAATGGGAATTTGATTATCATAATTATATAAACAAACAAAATGTCTCTTTAAATGAAGTTGATTATGGTTCATTAATGCAGTGGGGATATAGAATTAATTATGAATATATAAATATTAATAATGATGAATCTAGACAACCTTATATAATTGCTTACAAAAATAAATTAAAAATAGAAGGGCTAATTCACAATGACAAACATTGGAATATTTCAAGCACTCACACAGTATACAGCTATGAAGTAGGATACCCTCAAAAAAACCAAACACATGTTCTAGATTTTGAGTTTAATAACAAATGGGAAATATCTAGTCAACAACTGTTTTTCAATTCGATACGCGAATATTATCAACAAAATGTGTATATTAGAAAAAAATCTATAGAAAAAAGTTTAAAGAAAATGAGGTACTAAAAATGGCAGTTTATGAAATTTTTTGTGAAATAAGTCAAATAAAAAATTTATTGCAAACATATTTTGAATAAGACCA is a genomic window of Spirochaeta cellobiosiphila DSM 17781 containing:
- a CDS encoding tetratricopeptide repeat protein; this translates as SRDPYWSTLGYETWQGITDVTELPESLMLNMLDLNRQKWESANWLPLLQVIIAKYSLDLGNLTAENLNSAGYDLYEKKDYAAAMQLFIEAMKIDPTYVFAHYNFACAGSLYLQYWSNKDKGIYAQQEGQYNQEIIDTVTDEVFQNLSISFFLASRYLEKSKTDPDLEYIRQLKRYSNMRQNISEPNFWTIYGYFKSTVSNIEEYPESGQLSITLDGGFYSSFTIFDLISNHKGGINQWEFDYHNYINKQNVSLNEVDYGSLMQWGYRINYEYININNDESRQPYIIAYKNKLKIEGLIHNDKHWNISSTHTVYSYEVGYPQKNQTHVLDFEFNNKWEISSQQLFFNSIREYYQQNVYIRKKSIEKSLKKMRY